A stretch of the Armatimonadota bacterium genome encodes the following:
- the rpoN gene encoding RNA polymerase factor sigma-54: MEIRPGVEIAPLPQQRMVPKLMAVNAVLVLPLPQLEVRIEEELHANPALERAESACPRCGAEMRGPLCHACGHVLGEPLGEETVPSTRSADDDFDPVAHVMAEVSLQDYLLLQLGARDLKGRRRALAEFLIGSVDERGYLVADLDEAAGRFRVSRRTAEEVLALIQTFEPTGVAARSVEECLLLQLRALEPSETNGLAQRIVMEGLLPDLGRGQYAKIAQRLGTTPQAVRDVHTYIRRHLVPYPADRYEAEREGGGRLRPQEVPRPDVVIVRTPRGYAVEVAGPPAMGLRVNDVYRELYRRARRSPEEFAAHAREHIRDHVNRAKLFIETVKRRNWTLRSIVEAIVQAQREFLDRGVEHLKPLTLAMVAAQVGVSESTVSRALDGKYVQLPSGRVVSCQVFFDGSLPVKERIRHLVATEEPDAPYTDREIATRLRREGIRIARRTAAKYREEMGIPPSAARRERGEVRPRGAVAGSA; the protein is encoded by the coding sequence ATGGAGATCCGTCCTGGGGTCGAGATCGCCCCGCTGCCGCAGCAGCGGATGGTCCCCAAGCTCATGGCGGTCAACGCCGTCCTGGTGCTGCCGCTGCCGCAACTGGAAGTCCGCATCGAGGAGGAGCTCCACGCCAACCCCGCGCTGGAACGCGCGGAGAGCGCCTGTCCGAGGTGCGGGGCCGAGATGAGGGGGCCGCTGTGCCACGCCTGCGGCCACGTGCTGGGTGAGCCGCTGGGCGAGGAAACCGTGCCGTCGACGCGTTCGGCGGACGACGACTTCGACCCTGTCGCGCACGTGATGGCGGAGGTGTCGCTTCAAGACTACCTGCTGCTCCAGCTGGGCGCCCGGGATCTCAAAGGACGCCGCCGCGCCCTGGCGGAGTTCCTCATCGGCAGTGTTGACGAGCGCGGCTATCTGGTGGCGGACCTGGACGAGGCGGCCGGCCGTTTCCGCGTGTCGCGGCGGACCGCCGAGGAAGTCCTGGCACTGATCCAGACGTTCGAGCCGACCGGTGTCGCCGCACGCTCGGTCGAGGAGTGCCTGCTGCTGCAGCTGCGGGCGCTCGAACCCTCGGAGACGAACGGCCTCGCCCAGCGGATCGTCATGGAAGGTCTGCTGCCCGACCTCGGGCGGGGACAGTACGCGAAGATCGCCCAGCGGCTGGGCACCACGCCGCAGGCGGTCCGCGACGTGCACACCTACATCCGCCGGCATCTGGTGCCATACCCGGCGGACCGCTACGAGGCCGAGCGCGAGGGCGGAGGGCGCCTGCGCCCGCAGGAGGTGCCGCGTCCGGACGTCGTGATCGTGCGGACCCCCCGGGGCTACGCGGTCGAAGTCGCCGGACCTCCGGCGATGGGCCTGCGGGTGAACGACGTGTACCGCGAGCTGTACCGCCGCGCCCGCAGGTCTCCGGAGGAGTTCGCTGCGCACGCGCGGGAACACATCCGCGACCACGTCAACCGGGCGAAGCTGTTCATCGAGACGGTCAAGCGGAGGAACTGGACGCTGCGGTCGATCGTCGAGGCCATCGTCCAGGCGCAGCGCGAGTTCCTCGACCGGGGGGTGGAGCACCTCAAGCCTTTGACGCTGGCGATGGTGGCCGCCCAGGTGGGGGTGAGCGAGTCCACCGTCAGCCGCGCGCTGGACGGGAAGTACGTGCAGCTGCCCAGCGGGCGGGTCGTCAGCTGCCAGGTCTTCTTCGACGGTTCGCTGCCGGTCAAGGAACGCATCCGCCACCTGGTGGCCACCGAAGAACCGGACGCGCCGTACACCGACCGTGAGATCGCAACGCGGCTGCGGCGCGAGGGCATCCGCATCGCGCGGAGGACGGCGGCCAAGTACCGCGAGGAGATGGGCATTCCGCCCTCGGCGGCACGCCGGGAACGCGGTGAGGTACGACCGCGCGGCGCAGTCGCCGGATCCGCCTGA
- a CDS encoding sigma-54 dependent transcriptional regulator: protein MAKRVLVVDDEENIRTLITQILRREGFEVETAADGAAGLARAQSGEFDLILLDVRTPKMDGMTVLRELRRVDPSAIVIIVTGYGTLEMAVEAMRNGAFDYVPKPFKQDELLVKIRRALEHEQLLEENRQLHEELRRTFKFEGIIGTSPKMQEVLRVAAAVAPTDATVLLYGETGTGKEVLARSIHYQSHRAEGPFVPINCGAIPETLLETELFGHEKGAFTSAVGSRMGKFEAADGGTIFLDEIGDMSAAMQVKLLRVLQERAFERVGGNRVIRVDVRVIAATNKDLRQAIRNGAFREDLFYRLSVVPIELPPLRDRPDDIPVLAQHFLEKYRERYRKPIQGFSAQAVRKLRRYTWPGNVRELEFAVERAVILSRTTEIWAEDLWLGDGVPAPAEEAIPALAAVERQHIVRVLQHTEWDTRTAAKTLGLSAAALRKKMDQHGIAPPAAEAPEPRKARGR, encoded by the coding sequence ATGGCGAAACGCGTCCTGGTTGTCGACGACGAGGAGAACATCCGGACCCTGATCACGCAGATTCTGCGGCGCGAGGGGTTCGAGGTGGAGACCGCCGCGGACGGAGCCGCCGGCCTGGCGCGTGCGCAGTCGGGTGAGTTCGACCTGATCCTGCTCGACGTGCGCACCCCGAAGATGGATGGGATGACGGTGCTGCGCGAGCTGCGGCGCGTCGACCCCAGCGCGATCGTCATCATCGTCACCGGATACGGCACGCTGGAGATGGCCGTCGAGGCGATGCGCAACGGCGCGTTCGACTACGTCCCCAAGCCGTTCAAGCAGGACGAGCTGCTCGTCAAGATCCGCCGCGCGCTCGAACACGAGCAGCTGCTGGAGGAGAACCGCCAGCTCCACGAGGAGCTGCGGCGGACGTTCAAGTTCGAGGGCATCATCGGCACCTCGCCGAAGATGCAGGAGGTGCTGCGCGTGGCGGCGGCGGTGGCGCCGACCGACGCGACCGTCCTCCTGTACGGAGAGACGGGGACCGGCAAGGAAGTGCTTGCGCGCTCCATTCACTACCAGAGCCACCGCGCCGAAGGACCGTTCGTGCCGATCAACTGCGGGGCGATCCCCGAGACCCTGTTGGAGACCGAACTGTTCGGCCACGAGAAGGGAGCGTTCACCAGCGCAGTTGGCAGCCGCATGGGCAAGTTTGAGGCGGCCGACGGGGGGACGATCTTCCTGGACGAGATCGGCGACATGAGCGCGGCGATGCAGGTGAAACTGCTGCGCGTGCTGCAGGAGCGGGCATTCGAGCGCGTGGGCGGCAACAGGGTCATCCGCGTCGACGTCCGCGTCATCGCCGCGACGAACAAGGACCTGCGCCAGGCGATCCGCAACGGTGCCTTCCGTGAGGACCTCTTCTACCGGCTCAGTGTGGTGCCGATCGAACTGCCCCCGCTGCGCGACCGGCCCGACGACATCCCCGTGCTGGCCCAGCATTTTTTGGAGAAGTACCGGGAGCGCTATCGCAAACCGATCCAGGGGTTCAGTGCGCAAGCGGTGCGCAAGCTGCGCAGGTACACGTGGCCGGGCAACGTGCGGGAGCTGGAGTTCGCCGTCGAGCGCGCGGTCATCCTGTCGCGCACCACGGAGATCTGGGCCGAAGACCTGTGGCTGGGCGATGGCGTACCCGCGCCGGCAGAAGAGGCCATCCCCGCGCTGGCGGCGGTGGAGAGGCAGCACATCGTCAGGGTGTTGCAGCACACCGAGTGGGACACCCGGACCGCAGCGAAGACGCTGGGGCTGTCGGCGGCTGCCCTGCGCAAGAAGATGGACCAGCACGGCATCGCCCCACCGGCGGCGGAGGCACCGGAACCCAGAAAGGCCCGCGGCCGGTGA
- the cas1 gene encoding CRISPR-associated endonuclease Cas1, with the protein MALRRAMAMEDRVLPEGEAAELVPARMVSEFVYCPRLFYLEWAQGEFVHNTDTLQGAAVHRRVDREEGSLPDPVDLEPEDRITARGVLLSAPSLGLIARIDLLEGEGGRVRPVDYKKGSPGREGPWEPERVQLCVQGLILRENGYRCDEGVIYYAGTRQRFVVPFDAALIDRTLDAVRGIRSAIANPLPPPPLVDSPKCPRCSLVGICLPDEINLLRGVDVDEVRRLIPARDEAGPLYVVTQGATVGKSGERLTIRKAEGETEYVRLIDVAELSLFGHVHLTAAAVRALMERGAPILHHTYGGWLIAVTTSPTQRNVLLRLAQYRAATDDRTALRLGRAFVSGKIRNQRTLLRRNHRTVSDAVLEEMARLARAAERVRSADRLLGVEGTASRLYFSQFAGMLKTTAEFDFSTRTRRPPTDPVNALLSFLYSLLAKECVRAVLAAGLDPYLGFFHRVRYGRPSLALDLAEEFRPIIADSTVLTLLNNDMLDESDFVRRGPACALRDRGRKKVLETYEARMETLIRHPLFGYSVSYRRVLEVQARLMARVVEGEVGEYRPFVTR; encoded by the coding sequence CTGGCGCTCAGACGAGCGATGGCTATGGAGGACAGGGTTCTGCCCGAGGGTGAAGCCGCCGAGCTCGTTCCAGCTCGTATGGTGAGTGAGTTCGTCTACTGCCCGCGTCTTTTCTACCTGGAGTGGGCGCAGGGCGAGTTCGTGCACAATACAGACACTCTCCAGGGCGCGGCGGTCCACCGCCGCGTGGATCGGGAGGAAGGTTCTCTGCCTGATCCAGTGGACCTGGAACCGGAAGACCGAATCACCGCTCGGGGGGTGCTACTGTCTGCCCCATCTCTGGGCCTCATCGCGCGCATTGATCTGCTCGAAGGAGAAGGCGGTCGAGTTCGTCCCGTCGACTACAAGAAAGGGTCACCTGGGCGGGAAGGGCCTTGGGAACCGGAGCGCGTCCAGCTCTGCGTGCAGGGATTGATTTTGCGTGAGAACGGATACCGCTGCGACGAGGGAGTGATCTATTATGCAGGCACGCGCCAGCGCTTCGTTGTACCCTTCGATGCGGCTTTGATCGACCGCACGCTGGACGCAGTTCGCGGAATTCGCAGTGCGATTGCGAATCCTCTGCCTCCACCCCCACTGGTCGACAGTCCAAAGTGCCCTCGGTGCAGCCTCGTTGGGATCTGTTTGCCCGATGAGATCAATCTGCTACGGGGAGTCGATGTCGACGAGGTGCGCCGGCTGATCCCAGCCCGCGATGAAGCCGGCCCGCTTTACGTGGTCACACAGGGAGCCACCGTCGGCAAGTCGGGGGAGCGCCTGACGATACGTAAGGCGGAAGGAGAAACCGAGTACGTCCGCCTCATCGACGTGGCTGAACTGTCACTCTTCGGCCATGTGCACCTGACCGCTGCAGCAGTCCGCGCTCTGATGGAGCGGGGCGCACCCATTCTCCATCACACGTACGGCGGCTGGTTGATCGCCGTGACGACGTCCCCGACGCAGAGGAACGTGCTCTTGCGTCTTGCTCAATATAGGGCCGCCACGGACGATCGGACGGCGCTCAGGTTGGGGAGGGCGTTCGTATCGGGGAAGATTCGCAACCAGCGCACGCTGCTACGACGGAACCATCGAACCGTCAGCGACGCCGTTCTGGAAGAAATGGCCCGCCTGGCGCGCGCGGCCGAGCGCGTTCGATCTGCGGATCGGCTGCTCGGGGTAGAGGGCACGGCTTCACGTCTGTACTTCTCTCAGTTTGCCGGCATGCTGAAGACCACTGCGGAGTTCGATTTTTCTACGCGCACACGACGCCCGCCGACCGATCCGGTAAATGCGCTGCTGTCCTTCTTGTACTCTTTGCTTGCGAAGGAGTGCGTCCGTGCAGTCTTGGCGGCTGGCCTTGACCCGTATCTAGGTTTCTTTCACAGGGTTCGCTACGGCAGGCCGTCGCTCGCCCTCGATCTTGCCGAGGAGTTCCGTCCCATCATTGCCGATTCCACGGTGTTGACGTTGCTGAACAACGACATGCTGGATGAGTCCGATTTCGTCCGCCGGGGACCGGCGTGTGCCCTGCGAGATAGGGGACGGAAGAAGGTATTGGAGACGTATGAAGCTCGCATGGAGACCCTGATCCGGCATCCGCTGTTCGGTTATTCGGTGAGCTACCGCCGCGTCCTGGAGGTCCAGGCGCGGCTCATGGCTCGAGTCGTGGAGGGCGAGGTTGGAGAGTACAGACCGTTTGTCACGCGATGA
- a CDS encoding nucleotidyltransferase domain-containing protein yields the protein MGSAFDELRVYFRGSAEVAAVYLYGRYADDQTHPDSDIEIGIVLPPESSEEDVSAYMERLAHDNPLGPAHGVLMPSALNQHLPQVAHEMIHYGSVLVDNDPVARERFVQMTEERMQAERPRLLEEARELLQQSRSLGEGVPTFRPRSGQPMKMVDPVRVGWRLGRVLTSLAVIEVGTREIEEAVQDAERVNQMIGWFSNAAGAATGIAKAMLTTYDVPRPPRRWQVFLPLADLGLLTMEHALWMAAMVETRWSLMFADTVTAPERVLIHIRTYLPHLLQFARVACWATEMPTLGEAARLH from the coding sequence ATGGGCAGCGCGTTCGACGAGCTGCGCGTGTATTTCCGGGGATCCGCGGAAGTCGCTGCGGTGTACCTGTACGGCCGGTACGCTGACGACCAGACCCATCCCGACAGCGACATCGAGATCGGGATCGTCCTGCCTCCGGAGTCGTCGGAGGAAGACGTCTCCGCGTACATGGAACGGCTGGCGCACGACAATCCGCTGGGCCCGGCGCACGGTGTGCTGATGCCCTCGGCCCTCAACCAGCACCTGCCACAGGTGGCGCACGAGATGATCCACTACGGGTCGGTGCTGGTGGACAACGACCCGGTCGCACGCGAGCGGTTCGTACAGATGACCGAAGAGCGGATGCAGGCCGAGAGGCCGCGCCTGCTGGAGGAGGCACGCGAACTGCTGCAGCAGAGCCGCTCGCTCGGGGAGGGCGTACCGACCTTCCGGCCGCGGTCGGGGCAGCCGATGAAGATGGTGGATCCGGTGCGGGTGGGGTGGCGCCTGGGCCGCGTGCTCACCTCGCTGGCGGTCATCGAGGTCGGCACGCGCGAGATCGAGGAGGCGGTCCAGGACGCCGAGCGCGTGAACCAGATGATCGGGTGGTTCTCCAATGCGGCGGGGGCGGCGACCGGAATCGCGAAGGCGATGCTTACCACCTACGACGTGCCGCGCCCACCTCGGCGCTGGCAGGTCTTCTTGCCGCTGGCCGACCTGGGACTGCTTACGATGGAGCACGCGCTGTGGATGGCGGCGATGGTGGAGACGCGCTGGAGTCTGATGTTCGCCGACACCGTCACCGCTCCCGAACGCGTGCTGATCCACATCCGCACCTATCTGCCGCACCTGCTGCAGTTTGCCCGCGTCGCCTGCTGGGCCACGGAGATGCCGACGTTGGGCGAGGCGGCGCGATTGCATTGA
- a CDS encoding LysR family transcriptional regulator gives MAKNLSDGRFPSMDIQNLEAFLHVARERSFTRAAAALFLTQPSVTARIQALEQEIGRPLFERRGRTVRLTEAGEALMPYAVRAIELLQEGSEAAREAEGHGSVLVGATVSAATALLPDLVEAFRRRRAGARIVVRYGHSNEVLELLRDGLVDVGFVVRPLHEPLISIEPLLSDDIVLVVPPRHPLSRRRGLHVRHLAGHTLIAMQWGEGFEEFERWMQDELGLRAAIEVDGIPLGVVLIARGTGVGFAPLRSVAPYVRGGMVRTRSVRGLPETRREIFLALRRVGRLSASARAFVALARARLAARRTARAGRVPSSPRARPSRR, from the coding sequence ATGGCCAAGAACCTTTCTGATGGACGGTTCCCTTCCATGGACATCCAGAATCTCGAAGCGTTTTTGCACGTCGCCCGCGAGCGCAGTTTCACCCGCGCCGCCGCGGCGCTGTTTTTGACGCAGCCCTCCGTCACCGCGCGGATCCAGGCGCTCGAGCAGGAGATCGGCCGGCCGCTGTTCGAGCGGCGCGGGCGCACCGTGCGCCTGACCGAGGCGGGCGAGGCGCTGATGCCCTATGCCGTGCGCGCGATCGAGCTGCTGCAGGAGGGCAGCGAGGCGGCGCGCGAGGCCGAGGGCCACGGCAGCGTGCTCGTCGGGGCGACGGTATCGGCCGCCACCGCGCTCCTCCCCGATCTGGTGGAAGCCTTCCGACGCCGCCGAGCGGGCGCGCGCATCGTCGTCCGCTACGGTCACTCCAACGAGGTGCTGGAGTTGCTCCGCGACGGGCTGGTAGACGTCGGGTTCGTCGTGCGGCCGCTGCACGAGCCATTGATCTCGATCGAGCCGCTGCTGTCCGACGACATCGTGCTGGTCGTGCCGCCCCGCCACCCGCTCAGCCGGCGGCGCGGGCTGCACGTGCGCCACCTCGCCGGCCACACGCTGATCGCGATGCAGTGGGGCGAGGGATTCGAGGAGTTCGAACGCTGGATGCAGGACGAACTCGGGCTGCGCGCGGCGATCGAAGTGGACGGCATCCCCCTCGGCGTGGTCCTCATCGCGCGCGGCACCGGCGTGGGGTTCGCACCCCTGCGATCCGTCGCGCCGTACGTCCGCGGCGGCATGGTCCGGACCCGCTCGGTCCGTGGGCTGCCCGAGACCCGCCGCGAGATCTTCCTCGCCCTCCGCAGGGTCGGCCGGCTGTCGGCGAGCGCGCGGGCATTCGTCGCCCTCGCCCGCGCCCGACTCGCCGCCCGACGCACCGCGCGCGCCGGGCGCGTCCCGTCATCCCCTCGCGCCCGCCCTTCGCGCCGCTGA
- a CDS encoding DEAD/DEAH box helicase encodes MDILYGFHPTVAAWFRTTLGGPTAPQRMGWPAIARGEHVLICAPTGSGKTLAAFLWAIDDLVRRAESGQLADETAVVYVSPLRALGNDIHRNLTEPLRQIRDLAASMGSPLPEIRVAVRSGDTTAGEREGMVRKPPHILITTPESLYILLTAERSRRFLRTAGAVIVDEIHAIAPDKRGAHLALSLERLDRLAGRRLQRIGLSATVRPVEEVAQLLVGSDGRCQIVDAGHRRRWDLSVWVPSQPLGPVATHELRGEVLDRIARLAGEHRTTLVFVNTRRMAERVAHLLTQRLGEGKVAAHHGSLSLRMRRAAESGLRSGEVPVVVATASLELGIDIGHVNLVCHIGAPRAISTMLQRVGRSGHGVLGTPKGVLFPLTRDELIQCAACVRAAREGELDRIVLPPGPLDVLAQQIVAECAAGEMREAELWEMVRRAHPYRSLRRDDFEDVLEVLADGVATSRGRRGAWLHRDRVHGIVRGRRGARLAAITCGGAIPDVADYDVVEDPTETFLGKVNEDFAVESMEGDVFLLGNASWRIRRVESGRVRVVDAGGQPPSVPFWLGEAPARTPELSEAVAAVRERVEAGLVDREATIAWLQADCGVDRGGAEQIVEYVGQTQLALGRVPTGRRVVAERFFDEAGGMQLVVHAPFGARINRAWGLALRKRFCVTFDFELQAAATDDGIVLSLGEQHSFPLDSVFAFVRPHNLLDSLTQSVLQHPVFGTRFRQNAQRSLALLRFERGRRVPMPIQRMRSEDLLASVFPEQVACQDNRPPGPITPPDHPLVTETLRDCLHGWMDTEGLRTILERIEAGEIEAVAVETPRPSPMSHEILNANPYAFLDEAPLEERRARAVALRRTDPELARGAGALDPVAIETVRAQVWPDVRDADELHDFLLSVVLLPISEAGAWEGLAQRLVSDRRATVASWAAPSGTLMRAYVAAERLESTRRALGDVRIEPTVVAPPLRRSRAEPTREEALRCIVGGWAQHLGPVTVPDLARRLGLDPSEVACAMVALESLGAVLRGTFTPGAGAEEWCDRRVLARIHRLTVATLRREVEPVCATDFVRFLLRWQHVQPGTQLHGREGLAQVIRQLQGLELPAPAWESWVFPARVAGYSPADLETLCLSGVVAWGRLTGGDEEAGQTNGIDRRPVPTRSTPIAFMLREHIPLILPPRGADPDVRCLSGAAQEVVRFLSTHGASFFTDIVRGCGLLAAEVEDALWECVCAGLVTGDGVAGLRVLLGQAARARQRTRNLRAVPTRFSAAFGRYVPTGRWGLWRPPDEMVTPQRRHEAMAQHLLVRYGVVFRELCARERCAPPWRVLVDIYRRWEAQQRIRGGRFVSGFAGEQFALPEALEALRAVRRAPAEREVVVVSAADPTNLVGVVLPGERVPARSGLVVAYRNGAVCDVGTLGAVRSRLLADIVGATRADGLRHRPYP; translated from the coding sequence ATGGACATCCTGTACGGATTCCATCCCACCGTCGCTGCCTGGTTTCGGACCACGCTGGGTGGACCCACAGCGCCGCAGCGCATGGGCTGGCCGGCGATCGCACGCGGCGAGCACGTGCTGATCTGCGCGCCCACGGGCTCCGGCAAGACGCTGGCGGCGTTCCTGTGGGCCATCGACGACCTCGTGCGGCGGGCGGAGTCGGGGCAGCTCGCCGACGAGACCGCGGTCGTCTATGTCTCACCTCTGCGGGCACTGGGCAACGACATCCACCGCAACCTGACCGAACCGCTGCGGCAGATCCGCGATCTGGCCGCTTCGATGGGATCGCCCCTGCCCGAGATCCGGGTGGCGGTCCGCTCGGGCGACACGACGGCGGGCGAGCGCGAGGGCATGGTGCGCAAGCCTCCGCACATCCTGATCACCACGCCGGAGTCTCTGTACATCCTGCTGACCGCCGAGCGCAGCCGTCGCTTCTTGCGCACCGCGGGCGCGGTCATCGTCGACGAGATCCACGCGATCGCCCCGGACAAGCGCGGCGCGCACCTGGCCCTGTCGCTGGAGCGGTTGGACCGGCTGGCCGGCCGTCGCCTGCAGCGAATCGGGCTGTCGGCCACCGTCAGGCCGGTGGAGGAGGTGGCGCAGCTGCTCGTCGGGAGCGACGGACGGTGCCAGATCGTCGACGCCGGCCACCGGCGCCGTTGGGACCTGTCGGTGTGGGTCCCCTCCCAGCCCCTAGGGCCTGTTGCCACGCACGAGCTGCGCGGCGAGGTCCTCGACCGGATCGCGCGGCTGGCAGGCGAGCACAGGACGACCCTGGTGTTCGTGAACACACGCCGCATGGCGGAGCGGGTGGCCCACCTGCTCACCCAGCGGCTGGGCGAGGGCAAGGTCGCAGCGCACCACGGGAGCCTGTCGTTGCGGATGCGGCGGGCCGCCGAGAGTGGGCTGCGGTCGGGCGAGGTCCCGGTCGTCGTCGCAACCGCCTCGCTGGAACTCGGGATCGACATCGGCCACGTGAACTTGGTGTGCCACATTGGGGCACCGCGTGCGATCTCGACGATGCTGCAGCGGGTGGGACGCTCCGGTCACGGCGTGCTCGGCACGCCCAAGGGGGTTTTGTTCCCGCTCACCCGCGACGAGCTCATCCAGTGCGCGGCGTGCGTTCGCGCCGCTCGGGAAGGAGAACTCGACCGTATCGTGCTCCCCCCTGGCCCGCTGGACGTCCTCGCCCAGCAGATCGTCGCGGAGTGCGCGGCCGGCGAGATGCGCGAAGCCGAACTGTGGGAGATGGTCCGGCGTGCACATCCGTACCGGAGCCTGCGGCGCGACGACTTCGAGGACGTCCTGGAGGTCCTCGCCGACGGCGTGGCCACCTCCCGCGGGCGGCGGGGTGCGTGGCTGCACCGCGACCGGGTCCACGGCATCGTCCGGGGAAGGCGGGGCGCGCGCCTGGCCGCGATTACCTGCGGTGGGGCGATCCCCGACGTTGCCGACTACGACGTGGTGGAGGATCCCACGGAGACGTTCCTCGGCAAAGTCAACGAAGACTTCGCCGTGGAGTCGATGGAGGGTGACGTCTTCCTCCTCGGCAACGCTTCTTGGCGGATCCGACGGGTGGAGTCCGGCCGCGTCCGGGTGGTCGATGCCGGCGGCCAGCCGCCGTCGGTCCCGTTCTGGTTGGGCGAAGCACCCGCGCGCACCCCGGAACTGTCCGAAGCTGTGGCAGCGGTGCGCGAACGGGTGGAAGCCGGGCTGGTGGATCGTGAGGCGACGATCGCCTGGCTGCAGGCCGACTGCGGGGTCGACCGCGGTGGGGCGGAGCAGATCGTCGAGTACGTGGGCCAGACCCAGCTGGCCCTGGGAAGGGTGCCGACGGGGCGGCGCGTCGTTGCGGAGCGCTTCTTCGACGAGGCCGGAGGGATGCAGCTGGTCGTTCATGCCCCGTTCGGCGCCCGGATCAACCGGGCGTGGGGACTCGCGCTGCGCAAGCGTTTTTGCGTGACGTTCGACTTCGAGCTGCAGGCCGCGGCGACCGACGACGGGATCGTGCTGTCGCTGGGCGAGCAGCACAGCTTTCCGCTGGACAGCGTGTTCGCGTTCGTCCGTCCGCACAATCTGCTGGACAGCCTCACGCAATCCGTCCTGCAGCACCCGGTGTTCGGAACCCGTTTCCGGCAGAATGCACAGCGGTCGCTGGCCCTGCTGCGGTTCGAGCGTGGCCGCCGGGTCCCGATGCCGATCCAGCGGATGCGCTCGGAGGATTTGCTCGCATCGGTGTTTCCGGAGCAGGTCGCCTGCCAGGACAACCGTCCACCAGGTCCCATCACACCGCCCGACCACCCGCTCGTCACCGAGACGCTGCGCGACTGCCTGCACGGGTGGATGGACACCGAGGGGCTGCGAACGATCCTTGAGCGCATCGAGGCGGGCGAGATCGAGGCGGTCGCCGTGGAGACCCCGCGGCCGTCGCCGATGTCGCACGAGATCCTCAACGCGAATCCCTATGCGTTCCTGGACGAAGCGCCGCTGGAGGAACGCCGCGCGCGGGCGGTCGCGCTGCGCCGGACTGACCCCGAACTCGCCAGGGGCGCAGGGGCGCTCGATCCGGTCGCGATCGAGACGGTGCGCGCGCAGGTGTGGCCCGACGTGCGCGACGCCGACGAACTGCACGACTTCTTGCTGTCGGTGGTCCTGCTGCCGATCTCCGAGGCCGGGGCGTGGGAGGGATTGGCCCAGCGCCTGGTGTCCGACCGACGCGCGACCGTGGCGTCGTGGGCCGCACCCTCGGGCACTTTGATGCGGGCCTACGTCGCGGCCGAGCGCCTGGAGTCCACGCGCCGGGCGCTGGGCGACGTCCGCATCGAACCTACCGTCGTCGCGCCGCCGCTGCGCCGCAGTCGGGCGGAGCCCACGCGCGAAGAGGCGCTTCGGTGCATCGTCGGGGGATGGGCGCAGCACCTGGGGCCGGTCACCGTCCCGGATCTTGCCCGCCGCTTGGGTCTCGATCCATCCGAGGTCGCTTGCGCGATGGTCGCGCTGGAGTCGCTCGGGGCGGTGTTGCGCGGCACCTTCACGCCGGGAGCGGGTGCCGAGGAGTGGTGCGACCGGCGCGTGCTGGCCCGGATCCACCGGCTGACCGTTGCGACGCTGCGGCGGGAGGTCGAACCGGTCTGTGCGACTGACTTCGTGCGATTCTTACTGCGCTGGCAGCACGTCCAGCCGGGCACCCAGCTGCACGGCCGCGAGGGCCTGGCGCAGGTGATTCGCCAGCTCCAGGGACTGGAGCTGCCGGCGCCGGCGTGGGAGTCGTGGGTCTTCCCTGCCCGTGTGGCGGGCTACAGCCCCGCCGACCTGGAGACGCTGTGCCTCTCGGGGGTGGTGGCGTGGGGCCGGCTCACCGGCGGCGACGAGGAGGCCGGTCAGACGAATGGGATCGATCGGCGGCCGGTACCCACCCGCAGCACACCGATCGCGTTTATGCTCCGCGAGCATATTCCGCTGATCTTACCTCCGCGCGGTGCCGACCCCGACGTGCGGTGTCTGTCGGGCGCCGCGCAGGAAGTGGTGCGTTTCCTGTCCACCCACGGCGCGTCGTTTTTCACGGACATCGTCCGGGGCTGCGGATTGCTCGCCGCGGAGGTCGAAGACGCCCTTTGGGAGTGCGTCTGCGCGGGGTTGGTGACGGGGGATGGGGTCGCCGGGCTGCGGGTGCTGCTCGGCCAAGCCGCGCGTGCACGCCAGAGGACCCGCAACCTGCGCGCGGTCCCGACCCGATTCTCCGCGGCGTTCGGCAGGTACGTGCCGACGGGACGCTGGGGTCTGTGGCGCCCGCCCGACGAGATGGTGACGCCACAGCGGCGGCACGAGGCGATGGCCCAGCACCTGTTGGTGCGCTACGGGGTCGTCTTCCGCGAACTGTGCGCACGGGAACGGTGCGCCCCGCCGTGGCGGGTGTTGGTCGACATTTACCGCAGATGGGAGGCGCAGCAGCGGATCCGTGGAGGCCGTTTCGTCTCGGGGTTTGCTGGCGAGCAGTTCGCCCTGCCGGAGGCGCTCGAGGCGCTGCGCGCGGTCCGGCGGGCGCCCGCCGAACGCGAGGTCGTGGTTGTCTCGGCGGCGGACCCGACCAACCTGGTCGGCGTCGTGCTGCCGGGCGAACGGGTGCCAGCGCGTTCGGGGCTCGTCGTCGCTTATCGCAACGGAGCGGTGTGCGACGTCGGGACGCTGGGCGCCGTCCGCAGCCGTCTGCTCGCCGACATCGTCGGGGCGACCCGGGCTGACGGACTTCGACATCGCCCGTATCCCTGA